The following proteins come from a genomic window of Ochotona princeps isolate mOchPri1 chromosome 14, mOchPri1.hap1, whole genome shotgun sequence:
- the CAVIN4 gene encoding caveolae-associated protein 4: MEQNGSTSNTDKIHQNRLSNVSEDEDQDAALTIVTVLDKVASIVDSVQASQKRIEERHRDMENAIKSVQIDLLKFSQSHSNTGYIINKLFEKTRKVSAHIKDMKARVERQQVHVTKVEAKQEEIMKKNKFRVVIFQEKTRCPTSLSIVKDTNLTENPEEEDIFDPPIDLSSDEEYYVEESRSARLRKSGKEHIDNIKKAFSKESMQKTRQNLDKKVNRIRTRIVTPERRERLRQSGERLRQSGERLRQSGERFKKSISNAAPSKEAFKMRSLRKAKDRIAADSREDGPELAVDILARSEPLSPIHELYSDELSETEQEAARTAFPPSDGGETATPEPLKVTFKPQVRVEDDESLLLDLKKSS; the protein is encoded by the exons ATGGAACAAAATGGATCTACTTCAAACACTGATAAAATCCACCAGAACCGTCTGTCAAATGTCTCAGAAGATGAAGACCAAGATGCCGCACTCACCATCGTGACTGTGCTGGACAAAGTAGCCTCCATCGTGGACAGTGTGCAGgcaagccagaagagaatagaggagagacacagggacatGGAAAATGCCATCAAGTCTGTCCAGATCGACCTGTTGAAGTTTTCACAGTCACACAGCAACACGGGTTATATCATCAACAAGTTGTTTGAGAAAACCCGCAAAGTCAGTGCTCACATTAAAGATATGAAGGCCCGGGTGGAGAGGCAGCAAGTTCATGTTACAAAAGTTGAAGccaaacaagaagaaataatgaagaaGAACAAATTCCGTGTGGTAATATTCCAG GAGAAGACTCGTTGTCCGACCTCCTTGTCTATCGTTAAAGACACAAACCTAACTGAGAATCCGGAGGAGGAGGACATCTTTGATCCCCCAATAGACCTCTCTTCGGATGAAGAATATTATGTTGAAGAAAGCAGATCTGCCAGGCTTAGAAAGTCAGGCAAGGAGCACATCGATAATATCAAAAAGGCATTTTCCAAGGAAAGCATGCAGAAGACCCGACAGAATTTGGACAAGAAAGTGAATAGAATCAGAACCAGAATAGTGACGccggagaggagagagaggctgaGGCAGTCTGGGGAGAGGCTGAGACAGTCTGGAGAGAGGTTAAGGCAGTCAGGGGAGagatttaaaaaatccatttccaACGCAGCTCCCTCAAAGGAAGCTTTTAAGATGCGGAGCTTGAGAAAGGCTAAAGACCGAATTGCGGCTGACAGTCGGGAAGATGGCCCGGAGCTGGCCGTGGACATCCTTGCCAGGAGCGAACCTCTTAGCCCCATTCACGAGCTATACAGTGATGAGCTCAGTGAAACAGAGCAGGAGGCGGCCAGGACTGCATTTCCTCCCAGCGATGGAGGGGAGACTGCAACCCCTGAGCCtttaaaagttacttttaaaCCTCAGGTCAGAGTAGAAGATGACGAATCGCTTTTATTGGATTTAAAGAAGTCATCGTAA